One Epidermidibacterium keratini DNA segment encodes these proteins:
- the aroH gene encoding chorismate mutase has product MSVRAVRGAIQLERDDADEIQQATAELMSTIMERNGFTKDDFISAWFTSTPDLHADFPAHGARLMGFTDVPLMCSVEIDVTGAMPRVVRVMAHVESDKPRGEVQHVYLRGAEALRRDIAQ; this is encoded by the coding sequence ATGTCAGTGCGCGCGGTGCGTGGGGCGATCCAGCTCGAACGCGACGACGCCGATGAGATCCAGCAGGCGACGGCCGAGCTGATGTCGACGATCATGGAGCGCAACGGCTTCACCAAAGACGACTTCATCAGTGCGTGGTTTACCAGTACGCCGGACCTGCACGCGGACTTCCCGGCACATGGCGCCCGGCTGATGGGCTTCACCGACGTGCCGCTGATGTGCTCGGTCGAGATCGACGTGACTGGTGCGATGCCGCGGGTGGTGCGCGTCATGGCGCATGTCGAGTCCGACAAGCCGCGCGGCGAGGTCCAGCATGTCTACCTTCGCGGCGCCGAGGCATTGCGGCGGGATATCGCCCAGTGA
- a CDS encoding pseudouridine synthase, translating to MARTYDMSLGGEYYDPDDEEYAAPDQASEIADAEFDLDQSAQRANDAHAPEGERLQKVLARAGVGSRRACEDLIAKGKVTVDGKRATLGMRVDPQSAVVRVDGARVQTRDDLVYLAFNKPLGVLSAMSDDRDRPTLADYLQRYSDKGVRLFHVGRLDFDTEGLILLTNDGALAHKLAHPSYGVPKTYLAEVIGPVAKDVGKRLRDGIELEDGPAKVDSFRLVDTNGNRVLVELILHEGRKHIVRRMLAEVGHPVQSLVRTRFGPVNLGGQRPGVLRPLTSKEIADLFAIVDQ from the coding sequence ATGGCGCGCACCTACGACATGTCGCTCGGCGGCGAGTACTACGACCCCGACGACGAGGAGTACGCCGCACCGGACCAGGCCTCCGAGATCGCCGATGCCGAGTTCGACCTCGACCAGAGTGCCCAGCGCGCCAACGACGCCCACGCTCCGGAAGGCGAGCGGCTGCAGAAGGTGCTGGCCCGTGCCGGAGTCGGCTCGCGCCGCGCCTGTGAAGATCTGATCGCCAAGGGCAAGGTCACCGTCGACGGCAAGCGCGCGACGCTCGGGATGCGCGTCGACCCGCAGAGCGCCGTGGTCAGGGTCGACGGCGCCCGGGTCCAGACCCGTGACGACCTCGTCTACCTCGCGTTCAACAAGCCGCTCGGCGTCCTGTCGGCGATGAGCGATGACCGCGACCGACCGACTCTGGCCGACTACCTGCAGCGCTACTCTGACAAAGGCGTGCGGCTGTTTCACGTCGGGCGGCTGGACTTCGACACCGAGGGACTGATTTTGCTCACCAACGACGGCGCCCTCGCTCACAAGCTGGCGCACCCGTCGTACGGCGTACCGAAGACCTACCTCGCCGAGGTGATCGGCCCGGTGGCCAAAGACGTCGGCAAACGGCTGCGCGATGGGATCGAGCTCGAGGACGGACCGGCCAAGGTCGACTCGTTCCGGCTCGTCGACACCAACGGCAACCGTGTGTTGGTCGAGCTGATCCTGCACGAAGGCCGCAAGCACATCGTGCGGCGGATGCTTGCTGAGGTCGGGCACCCGGTGCAGTCGCTGGTGCGCACGCGCTTCGGGCCGGTCAACCTCGGCGGTCAGCGTCCCGGCGTACTCCGACCGCTTACGTCCAAAGAGATCGCCGACCTGTTCGCGATCGTCGACCAGTAG
- the scpB gene encoding SMC-Scp complex subunit ScpB, producing MSTPPPDPSVNPADPSVNPADPSVNPADPSVNSVDPRETIDDERAETVEIDPQDVAPAIEAVLLVVDTPTATVDIARAVGVPQDVASEVLQQLQSEYDEQGRGFQLREAAGGWRLYTREQYAGPVERFVLDGQKTRLTQAALETLAVIAYRQPVTRARVSAIRGVNVDGVVRTLLLRELIEESGHEEGSGGGLLSTTALFLEKIGLPSLQDLPPIAPLLPDVDPQMDERLETGLAELTEMTEMD from the coding sequence ATGAGCACCCCACCCCCCGATCCGAGCGTTAATCCCGCCGATCCGAGCGTTAATCCCGCCGATCCGAGCGTTAATCCCGCCGATCCGAGCGTTAATTCCGTCGATCCGAGAGAAACCATCGACGACGAGCGCGCTGAGACCGTCGAGATCGACCCGCAGGACGTCGCCCCGGCCATCGAGGCGGTGCTGCTGGTGGTCGACACCCCGACCGCGACGGTCGATATCGCGCGGGCGGTCGGCGTACCTCAGGATGTGGCAAGCGAGGTGCTGCAGCAGCTGCAAAGCGAGTACGACGAGCAGGGCCGCGGTTTTCAGCTGCGCGAGGCCGCCGGAGGGTGGCGGCTCTACACCCGTGAGCAGTACGCCGGACCGGTCGAACGTTTCGTGCTCGACGGGCAGAAAACCCGCCTGACCCAGGCCGCGTTGGAGACTCTCGCGGTGATCGCCTACCGGCAGCCGGTGACGCGCGCTCGCGTGTCGGCGATCCGCGGCGTCAACGTCGACGGCGTCGTGCGCACCCTGCTGCTGCGCGAGCTCATCGAGGAGTCCGGGCACGAGGAGGGCTCCGGCGGCGGTCTGCTGAGTACGACGGCGCTGTTCCTGGAGAAGATCGGCCTTCCATCTCTGCAGGACCTGCCACCGATCGCGCCGCTGCTGCCGGACGTCGACCCGCAGATGGATGAGCGCCTGGAGACCGGCCTCGCCGAGCTGACCGAGATGACGGAGATGGACTGA
- a CDS encoding Lrp/AsnC family transcriptional regulator translates to MQKYCMPLLRPALDDIDRRLLDLLQIDADQTLRELGDQVGLTPSAVQRRIKRFKKAGLMRTVAVLDAQQTTGLTQALVMLTLAEESPTLHRRLANRLRKDPAVQQCYTLSGRWDYAVLVSAASVRELRDLSNRLFKSDDNIRRYDTMFVLDTVKAGTVIPVDLLG, encoded by the coding sequence ATGCAAAAATATTGCATGCCGCTTCTGCGTCCCGCGCTTGACGATATCGATCGCCGCTTGCTTGATTTGCTGCAGATTGACGCCGACCAGACCCTTCGCGAGCTCGGCGATCAGGTGGGCCTCACGCCGAGTGCCGTGCAGCGGCGGATTAAACGATTCAAGAAGGCCGGTCTGATGCGGACGGTAGCGGTGCTTGACGCGCAGCAGACAACTGGCCTCACCCAGGCCCTGGTCATGCTGACCCTGGCCGAGGAGTCGCCTACGCTCCATCGGCGTCTTGCCAACCGGCTGCGCAAGGACCCTGCGGTGCAGCAGTGCTACACGCTTTCGGGACGCTGGGACTACGCCGTACTCGTCTCGGCAGCGTCTGTCCGTGAACTGAGAGACCTCAGCAACCGACTCTTTAAATCTGATGACAACATCCGTCGCTACGACACGATGTTTGTCCTGGACACCGTAAAGGCCGGAACGGTCATCCCGGTCGACCTGCTGGGATAA
- the xerD gene encoding site-specific tyrosine recombinase XerD encodes MSTTLRQAVRVYLDHLAVERGLAANTLAAYRRDLERYADWLAEAQVETLDGVQAAHVSRFAEHLREGDDDHVGLSATSAARTVVAVRGLHRFAALEGLTDTDAAAEVRPPAPARRLPKALELEQIERLLSAASRDDSPLALRDRALLEFLYGTGARISEALGLDVDDIDAVTRAVRIVGKGGKERVVPLGSYALEAIEAYRVRARPALAAAGRGTARLFLNSRGGALSRQSAWAILRSCAERAEIEADISPHSLRHSFATHLIDGGADVRVVQELLGHASVTTTQVYTLVTVDRLREIYATSHPRAQG; translated from the coding sequence ATGAGTACGACGCTCCGGCAGGCGGTGCGGGTCTACCTCGACCACCTTGCCGTCGAACGCGGGCTCGCGGCCAACACCCTGGCGGCGTACCGCCGCGACCTCGAGCGGTACGCCGACTGGCTCGCCGAGGCCCAGGTGGAGACGCTCGATGGTGTGCAGGCCGCACACGTGTCGCGGTTTGCCGAGCACCTGCGTGAGGGCGATGACGACCATGTCGGGCTGTCGGCGACCTCGGCCGCACGCACCGTGGTGGCCGTGCGTGGGCTGCATCGGTTTGCCGCCCTTGAGGGGTTGACCGACACCGATGCCGCAGCCGAGGTGCGCCCACCGGCACCAGCGCGTCGGCTGCCGAAGGCGCTCGAGCTGGAGCAGATCGAGCGGCTGCTGTCTGCGGCATCCCGGGACGACAGCCCACTGGCTCTGCGCGACCGGGCGCTGCTGGAGTTTCTCTACGGCACCGGTGCGCGCATCTCCGAGGCGCTCGGGCTTGATGTCGACGACATCGATGCCGTCACACGGGCCGTGCGGATCGTCGGCAAGGGCGGCAAGGAGCGCGTCGTACCCCTCGGCTCCTACGCCTTGGAAGCCATCGAGGCCTACCGGGTGCGGGCGCGCCCCGCGCTCGCCGCGGCTGGCCGCGGGACAGCCCGGCTGTTCTTGAACTCACGCGGGGGAGCGCTGTCGCGTCAGAGCGCGTGGGCGATCCTGCGCAGCTGCGCCGAGCGGGCCGAGATCGAGGCCGACATCAGCCCGCACAGCCTTCGGCACTCCTTTGCCACGCACCTGATCGACGGCGGCGCCGACGTACGCGTCGTGCAGGAGCTGCTCGGCCACGCCTCGGTGACGACGACGCAGGTCTACACCCTGGTGACGGTCGACCGGCTGCGCGAGATCTACGCGACGAGCCATCCCCGCGCCCAGGGCTAG
- a CDS encoding ParA family protein, with product MSSPISQPQPEVETSAPAAPVEPQPSTPDAAEPKRKGGMGEDPAKARQHPLPDPPPVSGTGPAVVLAVCNQKGGVGKTTSTINLGASLAEFGRRVLLVDFDPQGALSVGLGIAPHDLDITVYNLLLDRSTNPQDVVLRTSVKGLDLLPANIDLSAAEIQLVNEVAREQTLERVLRPLLPQYDYILVDCQPSLGLLTVNALTAARGVLIPLECEYFSLRGVALLIDTVEKVRDRLNPDLELEGILATMYDPRTIHAREVFTRIVDAFGDTVFQTTINRTVRFPETTVAGQPITSWAPTSPAAEAYRNLAREILARDAERS from the coding sequence GTGTCGTCGCCGATATCTCAGCCTCAGCCCGAGGTTGAGACTTCGGCGCCTGCGGCTCCCGTCGAGCCTCAGCCGAGTACGCCGGACGCGGCCGAGCCCAAGCGCAAGGGCGGGATGGGGGAGGATCCGGCAAAGGCGCGTCAGCATCCGCTGCCGGACCCGCCACCGGTCAGCGGCACCGGCCCGGCCGTCGTCCTCGCCGTCTGCAACCAGAAGGGCGGGGTCGGCAAGACGACCTCGACGATCAACCTGGGCGCCTCGCTGGCGGAGTTCGGCCGCCGGGTGCTGTTGGTGGACTTCGACCCGCAGGGCGCGCTGTCGGTCGGCCTCGGCATCGCGCCGCACGACCTCGACATCACCGTCTACAACCTGCTGCTCGACCGGTCGACGAACCCGCAGGACGTCGTACTCCGCACGTCGGTCAAAGGCCTCGACCTGCTGCCGGCCAACATCGACCTGTCGGCGGCGGAGATCCAGCTCGTCAACGAGGTCGCCCGTGAGCAGACGCTTGAGCGAGTGCTGCGCCCGCTGCTGCCGCAGTACGACTACATCCTGGTCGACTGCCAGCCCTCGCTCGGCCTGCTCACCGTCAACGCGCTGACCGCTGCCCGGGGAGTGCTGATTCCGCTGGAGTGCGAGTACTTCTCGCTGCGCGGGGTTGCGCTACTGATCGATACCGTCGAGAAGGTGCGCGATCGGCTTAACCCTGACCTTGAGCTTGAGGGCATCCTCGCGACGATGTACGACCCACGGACGATCCACGCGCGCGAAGTCTTCACCCGAATCGTCGATGCGTTTGGTGACACGGTCTTCCAGACCACCATCAACCGCACCGTGCGGTTTCCCGAGACCACCGTCGCCGGCCAACCCATCACGTCGTGGGCGCCGACCTCGCCGGCTGCCGAGGCCTATCGCAACCTGGCGCGCGAGATCCTGGCCCGCGACGCCGAGCGGTCGTGA
- the ald gene encoding alanine dehydrogenase — protein MRVGVPRERKNHEYRVAITPAGVRELHLHGHEVLIERNAGRGSQISDDEYADAGARLVASAEEVWGEGELVLKVKEPIAAEYGLMREGQVLFTYLHLAASRSCTEAIIDAKTTAVAYEMVQSADGSLPLLAPMSEVAGCLAPQVAAHYLMKPSGGKGVLLGGVAGVHSGRVVVIGAGVSGVHAARIAVGLAADVRLLDINVDALRAADRYFRGDVQTIVSSTHAVEEEVLAADVVIGAVLVPGAKAPVVVSNDLVARMRPGSVLVDIAVDQGGCFEDTRPTTHDDPTYQVHDCTFYAVSNMPGAVPNTSTYALTNVTLPYAVALADKGFERAVHDNAALAAGVNAVDGQLTAPAVAAAHDLPSVALGDVL, from the coding sequence ATGCGGGTCGGCGTACCCCGGGAGCGCAAGAACCACGAGTATCGCGTCGCGATCACCCCCGCTGGAGTGCGAGAGCTGCACCTGCACGGACACGAGGTCCTCATCGAGCGCAACGCCGGGCGCGGCTCACAGATCTCCGACGACGAGTACGCCGACGCCGGCGCGCGGCTCGTGGCTAGCGCCGAGGAGGTGTGGGGCGAGGGCGAGCTGGTGCTGAAGGTCAAGGAGCCGATCGCCGCCGAGTACGGATTGATGCGTGAGGGTCAGGTGCTCTTCACCTACCTGCACCTGGCCGCATCACGCAGCTGCACCGAGGCGATCATCGACGCCAAGACGACCGCCGTCGCCTACGAGATGGTGCAGTCCGCCGACGGATCGCTGCCACTACTCGCCCCGATGTCCGAGGTCGCCGGCTGTCTCGCGCCGCAGGTGGCCGCGCACTATCTGATGAAGCCCTCCGGCGGCAAAGGCGTGCTGCTCGGGGGCGTCGCCGGGGTGCACTCGGGCCGGGTCGTGGTGATCGGCGCCGGAGTGAGCGGGGTGCACGCGGCCCGCATCGCCGTCGGGCTCGCGGCCGACGTCAGGTTGCTCGACATCAACGTGGACGCGTTGCGTGCGGCCGATCGCTACTTCCGCGGAGACGTGCAGACGATCGTCTCCAGCACACACGCGGTCGAGGAGGAGGTGCTGGCCGCGGACGTGGTGATCGGCGCCGTACTCGTCCCCGGGGCAAAGGCGCCGGTCGTGGTGAGCAACGACCTCGTGGCGCGCATGCGGCCGGGCTCAGTGCTCGTCGACATCGCGGTCGACCAAGGCGGCTGCTTCGAAGACACTCGCCCGACGACGCACGACGACCCGACCTACCAGGTGCACGACTGCACGTTCTACGCGGTCAGCAACATGCCCGGCGCCGTACCCAACACCTCCACCTACGCGCTCACCAACGTGACCCTGCCGTACGCCGTTGCCCTGGCAGACAAGGGATTTGAGCGCGCGGTGCACGACAACGCCGCGCTCGCTGCCGGCGTCAACGCGGTCGACGGGCAGCTCACCGCCCCCGCGGTCGCCGCAGCGCACGACCTGCCCTCGGTCGCGTTGGGCGACGTGCTGTGA
- the pdxR gene encoding MocR-like pyridoxine biosynthesis transcription factor PdxR: MRGSDFLQLDATTAPRRGLADWLQRSIRDGVFDGRLPAHSPLPSTRRLAGELGIARGVVVEAYARLVDEGLIVSVKRSGFAVAGGLGGRDPLQTTRPASRVDVPVEFDLTPGRPDLSSFPRSEWLSAERTVLAQSAASELGYGDPRGAVRLRHSLAWWLASARGVRTEPERIIVVSGVAQALALIAQVAVRRGESRIAVEDPGSHGAHTELAYWGATLRPVPVDSDGLLAAELTGHDDLALVTPAHEFPLGVVLAPDRRAELLRWAHEYRAVIIEDDYDAEHRFDRAPVPALQASAPDQVLYAGSTSKALAPAMRLGWLIAPRSWLDDLTEAKYASDLGSPTLPQLVLAELIESGRYTKHLRVVRTSLRARRDAAVSAIARHLPAARVGGIAAGLHLVVTASDIDDVRWAETARNLGVIVQPLSMHRHTPGAPGLVLGYATTTPGRLDEAVRRIAAACDSGR; this comes from the coding sequence ATGCGCGGCAGCGACTTCCTGCAGCTCGACGCCACGACCGCGCCACGCCGCGGGCTGGCCGACTGGCTACAGCGCTCGATCCGCGACGGAGTCTTCGACGGCCGGCTGCCGGCACACTCTCCGCTGCCGTCGACGCGGCGTCTCGCGGGCGAGCTTGGCATCGCCCGCGGAGTCGTCGTTGAGGCCTACGCGCGGCTGGTCGACGAAGGCTTGATCGTCTCCGTGAAACGGTCGGGCTTCGCAGTCGCGGGCGGCCTAGGTGGTCGCGACCCGCTCCAGACGACACGCCCCGCATCTCGGGTCGACGTACCGGTCGAGTTCGACCTGACGCCCGGACGTCCAGACCTCAGCTCCTTCCCCCGCTCGGAGTGGTTGAGTGCCGAACGCACGGTCCTGGCTCAGTCCGCGGCCTCGGAGCTCGGCTACGGCGACCCGCGCGGCGCCGTTCGCCTACGCCACAGCCTCGCGTGGTGGCTGGCCAGTGCGCGAGGGGTCCGCACCGAGCCCGAGCGGATCATCGTCGTGAGCGGCGTTGCGCAGGCCCTGGCCCTCATCGCTCAGGTCGCCGTACGCCGCGGCGAGTCCCGGATCGCTGTCGAGGACCCCGGCTCGCACGGCGCGCACACCGAGCTGGCGTACTGGGGCGCGACGCTACGACCGGTGCCGGTCGACTCCGATGGCCTCCTCGCCGCTGAGCTCACCGGTCACGACGACCTCGCGCTCGTCACGCCGGCGCACGAGTTCCCACTCGGCGTCGTGCTCGCTCCCGACCGGCGCGCGGAACTGCTTCGCTGGGCGCACGAGTATCGCGCGGTCATCATCGAAGACGACTACGACGCCGAGCATCGCTTCGACCGGGCCCCGGTGCCAGCCTTACAGGCCTCGGCACCGGACCAGGTGCTGTATGCCGGAAGCACCTCCAAAGCGCTTGCCCCAGCGATGCGTCTGGGATGGCTGATCGCGCCCCGCAGCTGGCTCGACGACCTCACCGAAGCCAAGTATGCAAGCGATCTTGGCTCCCCCACCCTCCCTCAGCTGGTGCTCGCCGAGCTGATCGAAAGCGGTCGATACACCAAACACCTGCGCGTCGTACGAACCTCACTGCGCGCTCGACGGGATGCCGCCGTGTCCGCCATCGCCCGCCACCTACCGGCGGCGAGAGTCGGTGGCATCGCCGCAGGACTCCACCTCGTCGTCACCGCATCAGACATTGACGATGTTCGATGGGCTGAGACTGCCCGCAACCTAGGGGTGATTGTCCAGCCGCTGTCGATGCACCGTCACACGCCGGGCGCGCCGGGCCTGGTGCTTGGCTACGCGACGACGACACCTGGGCGCCTTGACGAGGCAGTACGCCGGATTGCTGCGGCGTGCGACTCGGGACGTTAG
- the der gene encoding ribosome biogenesis GTPase Der, with translation MSEELPEWVATELAELGGDDAAEVTEDNAPVPVVAVVGRPNVGKSTLVNRILGRRAAVVQDVPGVTRDRVAYDATWNGRRFTLMDTGGWEPDASGLQAAVAAQAEHAMNHADVVLFVVDSTVGATATDEAAVRLLRKANVPVILVANKVDDERGEIDALGLWNLGLGEPQPVSSLHGRGSGDLLDVVLDALPDAPRERYGAYGGPRRVALIGQPNVGKSSLLNKLAKQTRSVVDDVAGTTVDPVDSIVEVGGQLWQFVDTAGLRKRVKNASGAEYYASLRTASAIEAAEVCVVLIDASQPINEQDQRVISQVVDAGRALVLAMNKWDLMDEDRRVLLDREIDRELVRIPWAQRVNISAKTGRALEKLAPAMETALASWDERIPTAKLNAWLSDIVSAHPHPVRGGKQPRILFATQASSRPPRFIIFTTGFLEPQYLRFLERRLREEFGFTGSPIRISVKERQRKQR, from the coding sequence ATGAGCGAAGAGCTGCCCGAGTGGGTCGCGACTGAGCTCGCTGAGCTTGGTGGAGACGACGCTGCCGAGGTCACCGAAGACAACGCGCCGGTCCCCGTGGTCGCCGTTGTCGGGCGGCCCAACGTCGGCAAGTCAACGCTCGTCAACCGCATCCTCGGACGACGCGCCGCGGTCGTGCAAGACGTTCCCGGCGTGACGCGCGACCGGGTCGCCTACGACGCGACCTGGAACGGCCGGCGCTTCACGCTCATGGATACCGGCGGCTGGGAGCCGGACGCGTCCGGCTTGCAGGCCGCCGTTGCCGCGCAGGCCGAGCACGCGATGAACCACGCCGACGTCGTCCTGTTCGTCGTCGACTCGACGGTCGGCGCGACGGCAACTGACGAGGCCGCGGTTCGCCTGCTACGTAAGGCAAACGTGCCCGTCATCCTCGTGGCCAACAAGGTCGATGATGAGCGCGGCGAGATCGACGCGCTCGGATTGTGGAACCTGGGGCTTGGTGAGCCGCAGCCGGTGTCCTCACTGCACGGGCGCGGCTCGGGCGACCTGCTGGACGTCGTACTCGATGCGTTGCCGGATGCACCCCGCGAGCGATACGGCGCGTACGGCGGACCGCGTCGCGTAGCGCTGATCGGCCAGCCCAACGTCGGCAAGTCCTCCCTTCTCAACAAGCTCGCCAAGCAGACCCGTTCGGTCGTCGACGACGTCGCCGGGACGACGGTAGATCCGGTCGACTCGATCGTCGAGGTAGGCGGCCAGCTATGGCAGTTCGTCGACACCGCCGGGCTGCGTAAGCGCGTCAAGAACGCCTCGGGTGCCGAGTACTACGCGTCGTTGCGCACCGCGTCAGCGATTGAGGCAGCTGAGGTGTGCGTCGTGCTGATCGATGCGTCGCAGCCGATCAACGAGCAGGACCAGCGGGTGATCAGTCAGGTCGTCGATGCCGGTCGCGCGCTCGTGCTCGCGATGAACAAGTGGGACCTGATGGACGAGGACCGCCGGGTGCTGCTCGATCGCGAGATCGACCGCGAGCTCGTGCGCATCCCGTGGGCGCAGCGCGTCAACATCTCGGCCAAGACCGGCCGGGCGCTCGAAAAGCTCGCTCCGGCGATGGAGACCGCGCTCGCCTCCTGGGACGAGCGAATCCCCACCGCCAAGCTCAACGCGTGGCTCTCGGACATCGTCTCGGCGCATCCGCACCCTGTGCGCGGCGGCAAGCAGCCGCGGATTCTCTTCGCAACGCAGGCGTCGTCACGCCCGCCACGCTTCATCATCTTCACGACGGGATTCCTTGAGCCGCAGTACTTGCGCTTCCTTGAGCGTCGCCTTCGCGAGGAGTTCGGCTTCACCGGATCGCCCATCCGGATCAGCGTCAAGGAGCGTCAGCGCAAGCAGCGCTAA
- a CDS encoding segregation and condensation protein A — protein MTESSAPAPSADLPDPATPEEPGSGKFTVHLTNFEGPFDLLLQLISKHKLDVTEVALSKVTDDFIAHIRAMGEEWDLAQATEFLLVAATLLDLKTARLLPRAEVEDEEDLALLEARDLLFARLLQYRAYKQVAGLIGELFDSASNRYPRAVSLEPRYAEALPELLIGVGPERFAKIAVRAMTPKEPESVRVDHLHVAQVSVTEHMNAMRERLRTAGTMTFRALVDECEHTIEVVARFLGLLELYREKVVSFEQLSPLGELTVRWSAQTDSADEPAAPTHNPDEDYE, from the coding sequence GTGACCGAGTCGTCGGCGCCAGCGCCGTCGGCTGATCTTCCCGACCCAGCGACACCCGAGGAGCCCGGTAGCGGCAAGTTCACCGTGCACCTCACCAACTTCGAGGGCCCGTTTGACCTGCTGCTGCAGCTGATCAGCAAGCACAAGCTCGATGTCACCGAGGTGGCGCTGTCGAAGGTCACCGACGACTTCATCGCCCATATCCGCGCGATGGGCGAGGAGTGGGACCTCGCGCAGGCGACCGAGTTCCTGCTTGTCGCAGCGACACTGCTCGACTTGAAGACTGCCCGGTTGTTGCCGCGCGCCGAGGTCGAGGACGAGGAGGACCTGGCACTGCTGGAGGCTCGTGACCTGCTGTTTGCGCGGCTGCTGCAGTACCGCGCCTACAAGCAAGTCGCCGGGCTGATCGGTGAGCTCTTTGACTCCGCCAGCAACCGCTACCCGCGTGCAGTCTCATTGGAGCCGCGGTACGCCGAAGCGCTGCCCGAGCTGCTGATCGGCGTTGGACCGGAGCGGTTCGCGAAGATCGCGGTCCGCGCGATGACGCCCAAGGAGCCCGAAAGCGTGCGGGTCGATCACCTGCACGTAGCCCAGGTCTCGGTCACCGAGCACATGAACGCGATGCGCGAGCGGCTTCGCACCGCCGGAACCATGACGTTCCGAGCCCTCGTGGACGAATGCGAGCACACAATTGAGGTAGTCGCGCGCTTTCTCGGGCTGCTGGAGCTCTACCGCGAGAAGGTGGTCAGCTTCGAGCAGCTCTCACCGCTCGGGGAGCTCACCGTCCGCTGGAGCGCACAGACCGACTCGGCCGACGAGCCTGCGGCACCGACGCACAACCCCGACGAGGACTACGAATGA
- the cmk gene encoding (d)CMP kinase: MSATFTGVIAIDGPSGSGKSSVSRAVAQRLGLRYLDTGAMYRAVTLGAMLAGIDVEDQAAVEQYAHRMELFVPTDPQRQILVLEGRDITDEIRTPAVSLTVSAIATNLAVRRELITRQQQIVAAGRAIVLEGRDTTTVVAPDADVRILITADEDSRIARRTAELHAEVSSTTMAQTSSQISDRDRRDSTVASFQSAAEGVVTLDTSHLNLEQAIDAVLDIVRELP, from the coding sequence GTGAGCGCAACTTTTACTGGTGTCATTGCGATCGACGGCCCGTCGGGCTCGGGTAAGTCGTCGGTGTCGCGCGCCGTCGCGCAGCGTCTCGGCCTTCGCTATCTCGACACCGGCGCGATGTACAGGGCCGTCACGCTCGGCGCCATGCTCGCCGGTATCGATGTCGAGGACCAGGCCGCGGTCGAGCAGTACGCGCACCGGATGGAGCTGTTTGTCCCGACCGACCCACAGCGACAGATCCTCGTGCTCGAGGGTCGTGACATCACCGACGAGATCCGCACTCCTGCGGTATCACTGACGGTTTCGGCGATCGCCACCAACCTCGCCGTACGCCGCGAGCTGATCACGCGCCAGCAGCAGATCGTCGCTGCCGGGCGCGCGATCGTGCTGGAGGGGCGCGACACCACGACCGTCGTAGCCCCCGATGCCGACGTCCGCATCCTCATCACCGCAGACGAAGACTCGCGCATCGCGCGGCGTACCGCTGAGCTGCATGCCGAGGTGTCGAGTACGACGATGGCCCAGACCTCCAGCCAGATCTCCGATCGCGACCGCCGCGACTCCACCGTGGCGAGCTTCCAGAGCGCGGCCGAAGGTGTCGTCACGCTGGACACGTCACATCTCAACCTTGAGCAGGCGATCGACGCGGTGCTCGACATTGTGCGGGAGCTGCCATGA